The genomic stretch GTTCACCGCCCGCCGCTGGACCACCGAGCAGCTCGAAGCCGCCCGGCACCTGACCGACCTCACGCCGGGCGACCGGGTCTGGGTCAACCTCGACCACGGCCAGCACGGCATCGGCTCCCAGTCCTGCGGCCCCGGCCCGCTGCCGCAATACTTCCTGCGGGCCGAGCCGGCGGAGTTCTCGTTCGTCTTCTCGGAGGTGCGTTGAGCGCCACCATCGAGGTCCGGGCCCTCACCCGGACCTTCCACACCACCATGCGGCGTCCCGGCCTGGCCGGGGCGCTGCGCTCCCTCGTAGCTCCGGAGCGGCAGGAGAAGCGCGCCGTGGTGGACGTGACGTTCGACGTGGCCGCGGGCGAACTCCTCGCGCTGCTCGGCCCGAACGGCGCCGGGAAGTCCACCACCATCAAGATGCTCACCGGCATTCTCACGCCCACCTCCGGCTCGGCCCGGGTGGCAGGGGTGGTGCCGTACCAGGAGCGGGAGCGCAACGCCAGGAACATCGGCGCGGTGTTCGGGCAGCGCACCCAGTTGTGGTGGGATCTGCCGGTGCGGGAGTCGTTCGCGATCCTGCGGGACATCTACGAGGTGCCGAAGTCCGAACACGCCGCCCGGCTGCGGGAGTTCGACGAGCTGCTGGACCTGTCGTCGTTCTGGGACACCCGGGTGCGGCATCTCTCCCTCGGCCAGCGGGTGCGCTGCGATCTGGCGGCGGCCCTGCTGCACGATCCGCCGGTGGTCTTCCTCGACGAGCCGACGATCGGCATGGACGTCGTGGTGAAGGAGCAGGTTCGGGAGTTCCTGCGGCACCAGGTGGAGCAGCGCGGCCGTACCGTCCTGCTGACCACGCACGACATGACGGAGGTCGAGCGGCTCGCCGAGCGGGTCGTGCTCATCAACCACGGGCGGCTGGTCCTGGACGGCACGCTGGACGAGATCCGCCGCAAGTTCGGCTCCACTTGGCAGGTGCGGGCGACCCTCGCCGATCCGGCCGCCGAGGTGAGGGCGCTGCCGGGTATCGCGGTGCTGCGGCGGGAGGGGTCGCAGGTGGTGTTCGGGCCCGACGGGCCCGCATCGCCCACCGTGCAGCAGGCGCTGAAGACCGTCATCGAGCGGTACGAGGTGACGGGGGTCGCCGTCGACGAAGCGGATCTGGAGGACGTGATGCGAGCCGCCTACGTCCATGCCGGGAGCGCATGATGGCCGTACTGCACGCCTGGCGCGCCGCCCGCGTCACCCCGCTCGGCGAACTGCACGCGCCGCCCAGGATGACCGCCGTGCTGGTCCGGCTGTCCGTCCAGGTGGTGCTGGTCGCCTCGCTCTGGCACGGCCTGTACTCGGCACAGTCGGGCACCACCGCGGGGCTCGGCGAAAGCCAGGCGGTGACCTTCGCGGTGCTGGCCGTCCTCGCCTCCCGGCTGCGGGAGCTGGACCAGTTCGCGGGCCGGGACACGGTCATCCAGCACATGCACTACGGCACGATCGTCTACTGGTACCTGCGCCCGCTGCCGCCCCGGCGCTACTACGCCCTGCGCGCCCTCGGCGAGCAGCTCTACGGGCTGGCGTGGGCGCTCGCGGGCTACGCGGTGTGTTTCGCCGCCGGGGTGGTGAAGCCGCCCGAATCGGCCGCCGTGGCCGGGGCGTTCGCGCTGAGCCTGCTGCTCGGGCAGTGGGTGCTGTACTACGTCGTGCTCGCCACCGACCAGTGGTGCTTCTGGGCGCTGCGCAACCACTCGGCGGTGATGATCCTGGTCTTCGCGCAGAACCTGATGTCG from Streptomyces davaonensis JCM 4913 encodes the following:
- a CDS encoding ABC transporter ATP-binding protein; its protein translation is MSATIEVRALTRTFHTTMRRPGLAGALRSLVAPERQEKRAVVDVTFDVAAGELLALLGPNGAGKSTTIKMLTGILTPTSGSARVAGVVPYQERERNARNIGAVFGQRTQLWWDLPVRESFAILRDIYEVPKSEHAARLREFDELLDLSSFWDTRVRHLSLGQRVRCDLAAALLHDPPVVFLDEPTIGMDVVVKEQVREFLRHQVEQRGRTVLLTTHDMTEVERLAERVVLINHGRLVLDGTLDEIRRKFGSTWQVRATLADPAAEVRALPGIAVLRREGSQVVFGPDGPASPTVQQALKTVIERYEVTGVAVDEADLEDVMRAAYVHAGSA
- a CDS encoding ABC-2 family transporter protein yields the protein MAVLHAWRAARVTPLGELHAPPRMTAVLVRLSVQVVLVASLWHGLYSAQSGTTAGLGESQAVTFAVLAVLASRLRELDQFAGRDTVIQHMHYGTIVYWYLRPLPPRRYYALRALGEQLYGLAWALAGYAVCFAAGVVKPPESAAVAGAFALSLLLGQWVLYYVVLATDQWCFWALRNHSAVMILVFAQNLMSGVYAPLWFFPDWFLTLSRLLPFQATLNVPLSIYIGRIPLSEAAGQLALQAAWVVALGLFTRFLWRRAARRVISQGG